A region of Streptomyces cinnamoneus DNA encodes the following proteins:
- the purD gene encoding phosphoribosylamine--glycine ligase: MKVLVIGGGAREHALCRSLSLDPHVTALHCAPGNAGIAEVAETHPVDARDGAAVTALALSLGADLVVVGPEAPLVAGVADVLRERGIPVFGPSAQAARLEGSKAFAKDVMAAAGVPTARSYVCTTPAEIDAALDAFGAPYVVKDDGLAAGKGVVVTSDLTAAREHALACDRVVIEEFLDGPEVSLFAVTDGETVLPLQPAQDFKRALDADEGPNTGGMGAYSPLPWADPKLVDEVLETVLQPTVDELRRRGTPFSGLLYAGLAITSRGVRVIEFNARFGDPETQVVLARLRTPLAGVLMNAATGELAAQTPLRWSDDAAVTVVVASHNYPGTPRTGDVVEGLADAAGVEDAYVLHAGTAHDAEGRVVSAGGRVLSVTATGTDLAAARARAYEAVSRIRLDGSHHRTDIAAKAAASA; encoded by the coding sequence GTGAAGGTCCTCGTCATCGGCGGCGGCGCCCGCGAACACGCCCTGTGCCGCTCACTGTCCCTCGACCCCCACGTCACCGCGCTGCACTGCGCCCCCGGCAACGCCGGGATCGCCGAGGTCGCCGAGACGCACCCCGTGGACGCGCGGGACGGCGCGGCCGTCACCGCGCTGGCCCTGTCGCTGGGCGCGGACCTCGTGGTCGTCGGCCCGGAGGCGCCGCTCGTCGCGGGCGTCGCGGACGTCCTGCGCGAGCGCGGCATCCCGGTCTTCGGCCCGTCGGCGCAGGCCGCGCGGCTGGAGGGCTCCAAGGCGTTCGCCAAGGACGTCATGGCCGCCGCGGGCGTCCCGACCGCCCGCAGCTACGTCTGCACCACCCCCGCCGAGATCGACGCGGCCCTCGACGCCTTCGGCGCCCCCTACGTCGTCAAGGACGACGGGCTGGCCGCCGGCAAGGGCGTCGTCGTCACCTCCGACCTCACCGCGGCCCGCGAGCACGCGCTGGCCTGCGACCGCGTGGTGATCGAGGAGTTCCTGGACGGCCCCGAGGTCTCCCTCTTCGCCGTCACCGACGGCGAGACGGTGCTCCCGCTCCAGCCCGCGCAGGACTTCAAGCGCGCCCTGGACGCCGACGAGGGCCCGAACACCGGCGGCATGGGCGCCTACTCCCCCCTGCCGTGGGCCGACCCCAAGCTGGTCGACGAGGTGCTGGAGACGGTCCTGCAGCCCACCGTGGACGAGCTGCGCCGCCGCGGCACGCCCTTCTCCGGGCTGCTCTACGCGGGCCTGGCCATCACCTCGCGCGGCGTGCGGGTCATCGAGTTCAACGCCCGCTTCGGGGACCCGGAGACGCAGGTCGTGCTGGCCCGGCTCCGGACGCCGCTGGCCGGCGTGCTGATGAACGCCGCCACCGGTGAGCTCGCCGCCCAGACGCCGCTGCGCTGGAGCGACGACGCGGCCGTGACCGTCGTCGTCGCCTCGCACAACTACCCCGGCACGCCCCGCACGGGCGACGTCGTCGAGGGCCTGGCGGACGCGGCCGGCGTCGAGGACGCCTACGTGCTCCACGCGGGCACCGCGCACGACGCCGAGGGCCGCGTGGTCAGCGCCGGCGGCCGGGTGCTGTCCGTGACCGCCACCGGCACGGACCTGGCGGCCGCCCGGGCCCGCGCCTACGAGGCCGTCTCCCGCATCCGGCTGGACGGCTCGCACCACCGCACCGACATCGCGGCGAAGGCGGCGGCCTCCGCCTGA
- a CDS encoding SLATT domain-containing protein, translating into MQPEGLPREQDGKLRGDLRGRTFPLGDWGEPAERLDELYRWVEGGALNLADWYLTDRAWKRRWARALRLGTATCAVVGAALPLLELTKVLRTGSAWAFLALLGAVTCVACDRYFGLTSGWMRAVATAQAVQRRLEVLQFDWASECVREVLGPTEGTASEAAERCLSVLRRFSEDVSELVRAETADWMVEFRAGPAPLLTQSLVAWGPRGEAGGPVGRFPMPPHTRPNMPRQRPPESPR; encoded by the coding sequence ATGCAGCCCGAGGGGCTCCCTAGGGAGCAGGACGGGAAGCTCCGGGGTGACCTGCGCGGCCGGACCTTCCCGCTCGGGGACTGGGGAGAGCCCGCCGAGCGGCTGGACGAGTTGTACAGATGGGTCGAGGGCGGTGCGCTGAATCTGGCCGACTGGTATCTCACCGACCGCGCCTGGAAACGCCGCTGGGCGCGCGCGCTGCGCCTGGGGACGGCGACCTGCGCGGTGGTCGGCGCCGCGCTGCCGCTGCTGGAGCTGACCAAGGTGCTGCGCACCGGCTCGGCCTGGGCGTTCCTGGCCCTGCTGGGCGCGGTGACGTGCGTGGCCTGCGACCGGTACTTCGGGCTGACGTCCGGCTGGATGCGGGCGGTGGCCACGGCGCAGGCGGTGCAGCGGCGGCTGGAGGTGCTCCAGTTCGACTGGGCGTCGGAGTGCGTGCGGGAGGTGCTCGGGCCGACGGAGGGCACGGCGAGTGAGGCGGCGGAGCGCTGCCTGTCCGTGCTGCGGCGGTTCTCCGAGGACGTCTCGGAGCTGGTGCGGGCGGAGACGGCCGACTGGATGGTGGAGTTCCGGGCGGGGCCCGCGCCGCTGCTGACGCAGTCGCTGGTGGCCTGGGGACCGCGGGGAGAGGCCGGCGGCCCGGTCGGGCGCTTCCCCATGCCGCCGCACACGCGGCCGAACATGCCGCGGCAGCGGCCGCCGGAGTCCCCGCGCTGA
- a CDS encoding dolichyl-phosphate beta-glucosyltransferase, which yields MSITQPSDPSVAADDATVDLTVIVPAYNEEDRLAPTLAAIRDHLRSCGPADWELIVVDDGSTDATAAVTEAAAAEEPRIRLLRTPANRGKGHAVRTGVLASHGRRVLITDADLATPIEELGLLSRALDEGATAAVGSRAMPGSRIAVRQNPLRVLLGRLGARLIRAAAVPGIRDTQCGFKLFDGDKVRTAFGTSRLDGWSFDVEILRFFHDKDWEVAEVPVRWAHQPGSKVRPLAYPKVLADLIRLRWRTASPTRLLIPALFLFASFVLYAGLWGGPGDRYLVDSGSDQQQWEWFFAVTADNVAHLRNPLFTDLQNFPLGVNLMANTAMLGLSVPLAPVTLAFGPQVTWAIVLTGGLAATAFSWYWLLARRFVRSRWAAALGGAFCAFAPPMVSHGVAHPNFAVLFMMPLIIDRALRLCEGARPTRDAVVLGLFLAYQIFLGEEVLLLAVTGLLLFAFGYALAAPDVARALAGRLLRGLGVAALVAVPLVAVPLLWQFQGPQSYHSVLHGQVGNHPMALLEYATRSLAGDEKTAASLSLNRTEENAFFGWPLVVLAVAVVVHLRDQPRVRALGFTALAAAVLSLGQNIPLLGTDKTLPGPWRLVAKMPFFESVIESRVAMICAPVLGILLALACDRLAVRRARSEREASRRLLGWAALVVAVLPLVPTPYRTVERTPAPPFVADGTWREYVRPGRSLVPVPVPSPGEVTALGWQIEADLGFAFPGGYFNGPWGPDRVGIYGPEPRATSDLLGKVRESGKVPDVGDRQRADFRHDLDFWRADALVLGRADNALALRETVTRLVGAQPERVGDTWVWDVRGKS from the coding sequence ATGTCAATAACCCAGCCGTCGGACCCGTCCGTGGCAGCCGATGACGCGACCGTAGACCTCACGGTGATCGTGCCGGCGTACAACGAGGAGGACCGGCTCGCCCCCACCCTGGCGGCGATCCGGGACCACCTCAGGTCCTGCGGGCCGGCCGACTGGGAGCTGATCGTCGTCGACGACGGTTCGACCGACGCGACAGCGGCCGTCACCGAGGCCGCGGCGGCTGAAGAGCCCCGCATCCGCCTCCTGCGCACCCCCGCCAACCGCGGCAAGGGCCACGCCGTGCGCACCGGCGTCCTCGCCTCCCACGGCCGCCGCGTCCTGATCACCGACGCCGACCTGGCCACCCCCATCGAGGAACTGGGCCTGCTGAGCCGGGCGCTGGACGAGGGCGCCACCGCCGCCGTCGGCTCCCGCGCCATGCCCGGCTCGCGCATCGCCGTGCGCCAGAACCCCCTGCGCGTGCTCCTCGGGCGCCTGGGCGCCCGGCTGATACGGGCGGCGGCCGTGCCCGGCATCCGGGACACCCAGTGCGGCTTCAAGCTCTTCGACGGCGACAAGGTGCGCACCGCCTTCGGCACCTCCCGGCTCGACGGCTGGAGCTTCGACGTCGAGATCCTGCGCTTCTTCCACGACAAGGACTGGGAGGTCGCCGAAGTGCCCGTCCGCTGGGCCCACCAGCCCGGTTCCAAGGTCCGGCCCCTCGCCTACCCCAAGGTCCTCGCGGACCTCATACGCCTGCGCTGGCGCACGGCCAGTCCCACGCGGCTGCTCATACCCGCCCTGTTCCTCTTCGCCTCCTTCGTGCTCTACGCCGGGCTGTGGGGCGGCCCGGGCGACCGCTACCTCGTCGACTCCGGCTCGGACCAGCAGCAGTGGGAATGGTTCTTCGCCGTCACCGCCGACAACGTCGCCCACCTGCGGAACCCGCTCTTCACCGATCTCCAGAACTTCCCCCTGGGCGTCAACCTCATGGCGAACACCGCCATGCTGGGCCTGTCCGTGCCCCTCGCCCCCGTCACGCTCGCGTTCGGACCGCAGGTCACCTGGGCGATCGTGCTGACCGGCGGCCTGGCCGCCACCGCCTTCTCCTGGTACTGGCTGCTGGCCCGGCGCTTCGTGCGCTCCCGCTGGGCGGCCGCGCTGGGCGGCGCCTTCTGCGCCTTCGCGCCGCCGATGGTCTCCCACGGCGTCGCCCACCCCAACTTCGCGGTGCTCTTCATGATGCCGCTGATCATCGACCGCGCCCTGCGGCTGTGCGAGGGCGCGAGGCCCACCCGGGACGCGGTCGTCCTCGGCCTCTTCCTCGCCTACCAGATCTTCCTCGGCGAGGAGGTGCTGCTGCTGGCCGTGACCGGCCTCCTGCTGTTCGCCTTCGGCTACGCCCTCGCCGCCCCGGACGTCGCCCGGGCCCTCGCCGGGCGGCTGCTGCGCGGACTCGGCGTCGCGGCGCTGGTGGCCGTCCCGCTGGTGGCCGTCCCCCTCCTCTGGCAGTTCCAGGGGCCGCAGAGCTACCACAGCGTGCTGCACGGGCAGGTCGGCAACCACCCGATGGCCCTGCTGGAATACGCCACCCGCTCCCTGGCCGGCGACGAGAAGACCGCCGCCTCGCTCTCGCTCAACCGCACCGAGGAGAACGCCTTCTTCGGCTGGCCGCTGGTCGTCCTCGCCGTCGCCGTCGTGGTCCACCTGCGCGACCAGCCGCGGGTGCGGGCCCTCGGCTTCACCGCGCTGGCCGCGGCCGTCCTCTCGCTCGGCCAGAACATCCCGCTGCTCGGAACGGACAAGACGCTGCCCGGCCCGTGGCGGCTCGTGGCGAAGATGCCGTTCTTCGAATCCGTCATCGAGTCCCGGGTCGCGATGATCTGCGCGCCCGTCCTCGGCATCCTCCTCGCCCTCGCCTGCGACCGGCTCGCCGTGCGCCGCGCCCGCAGCGAGCGCGAGGCCTCGCGGCGGCTGCTCGGCTGGGCCGCGCTCGTCGTGGCCGTGCTGCCGCTGGTGCCGACGCCGTACCGCACCGTGGAGCGCACCCCGGCCCCGCCGTTCGTCGCGGACGGCACCTGGCGGGAGTACGTACGCCCCGGCCGCTCGCTCGTGCCCGTGCCCGTGCCCTCCCCGGGCGAGGTCACCGCCCTCGGCTGGCAGATCGAGGCGGACCTGGGCTTCGCCTTCCCCGGCGGCTACTTCAACGGACCGTGGGGGCCCGACCGCGTCGGCATCTACGGACCGGAGCCGCGCGCCACCTCCGACCTGCTCGGCAAGGTCCGCGAGAGCGGCAAGGTGCCCGACGTCGGTGACCGGCAGCGCGCCGACTTCCGCCACGACCTCGACTTCTGGCGCGCCGACGCGCTCGTCCTCGGGCGGGCCGACAACGCCCTGGCGCTGCGCGAGACGGTCACTCGACTGGTGGGCGCACAGCCGGAGCGCGTCGGTGACACCTGGGTGTGGGACGTGCGCGGGAAGAGTTGA
- a CDS encoding GntR family transcriptional regulator produces MPGSDPVKRTTLRSQIADALREEVIAGRLPAGRQFTVKEIAEQYGVSATPVREALLDLCSQGLLDVELHKAYRVREFSYADFRDMVEARTLIVEGMFRRSAERALLSATPESLGSVRRRAEEAGRAALAGDLDILIGYDLRFWREMAGLVGNPYISDFLDRVRVQSWVFTVPLLRRLDDLRGRLWHRHTELVEAVAGRDVARAQRIIVEYNAHTLALVDGLSGAAAGGAGRSPGSPAEGPASA; encoded by the coding sequence ATGCCCGGCAGCGACCCTGTCAAGCGCACGACGCTGCGTTCACAGATCGCCGATGCCCTGCGCGAAGAGGTGATCGCGGGACGGCTTCCGGCGGGGCGGCAGTTCACCGTCAAGGAGATCGCCGAGCAGTACGGCGTCTCCGCCACGCCCGTGCGCGAGGCGCTGCTGGACCTGTGCTCGCAGGGGCTGCTCGACGTGGAGCTGCACAAGGCGTACCGCGTCCGCGAGTTCTCCTACGCCGACTTCCGGGACATGGTCGAGGCCCGCACCCTGATCGTCGAGGGCATGTTCCGCCGGTCCGCCGAGCGCGCGCTGCTGTCGGCCACGCCGGAGTCCCTGGGCTCGGTGCGGCGCCGGGCGGAGGAGGCGGGGCGGGCGGCGCTCGCCGGCGACCTCGACATCCTCATCGGTTACGACCTCCGTTTCTGGCGTGAGATGGCCGGTCTGGTGGGTAACCCCTACATATCCGACTTCCTGGACCGGGTGCGGGTGCAGAGCTGGGTCTTCACGGTGCCGCTGCTGCGGCGGCTGGACGACCTGCGGGGCCGGCTGTGGCACCGGCACACCGAGCTGGTGGAGGCGGTGGCGGGCCGGGACGTGGCCAGGGCGCAGCGGATCATCGTCGAGTACAACGCCCACACGCTGGCCCTCGTCGACGGACTGTCAGGGGCGGCGGCCGGAGGGGCCGGGCGGTCGCCCGGGTCTCCGGCGGAGGGGCCGGCCTCGGCCTGA
- a CDS encoding cold-shock protein yields MATGTVKWFNSEKGFGFIQQDGGGADVFAHYSNIATQGYRELQQGQKVSFEISQGQKGPQAENILPS; encoded by the coding sequence TTGGCTACCGGCACCGTAAAGTGGTTCAACTCCGAAAAAGGCTTCGGCTTCATTCAGCAGGACGGCGGCGGAGCCGACGTCTTCGCCCATTACTCCAACATCGCCACCCAGGGCTACCGCGAACTCCAGCAGGGCCAGAAGGTCAGCTTCGAGATCTCCCAGGGGCAGAAGGGCCCGCAGGCGGAGAACATCCTTCCGTCCTGA
- a CDS encoding serine/threonine-protein kinase — protein MEGLSPEDPRTLGAYRLLGRLGAGGMGRVYLARSDRGRTVAVKLVQPELACQEEFRRRFRQEVQAARRVGGEWTAPVLDADTEADVPWVATGYIAGPSLRQVVDHDFGPLPERSVRILGAGLARALTAVHAAGIVHRDLKPSNVLITLDGPRVIDFGIARALETVTDGGLTRTGAAVGSPGFMSPEQVRGAQVTPASDVFCLGSVLAYAATGRMPFGTADSGVHALMYRIAQEEPDLDGVPAPLRPLISEFLAKDPAERPTPEQVLEQTGVEDLLGDLRTAEPWLPGGLVAQLGRHAVRLLNVEEPAGAPAPPISAAEPPTRVEPPVAARPADPPTVTTPAQPLPPQVPGPHAPYGYGSPYHHPTVVVAPAPPPRRSKTPVIVTAIVVAGLLTGGGTVYLLNRETHDTGHGAGPVPASSASARSTAPSGGTASSAGPATPAPGPPTAVGASPTPTSGGQGFEGTWQSSFGSGSRVNTRTITVSQGPAAGVTIDGSGVLDDGSSYVCTWRTTVTGGGTAGTPMRLGPSSVTRAMPTSACQPGSASELVLLPDGRMRRDFADSGTKDASLVYRKLY, from the coding sequence ATGGAAGGTCTGTCGCCGGAGGATCCACGCACACTCGGCGCCTACCGGTTGCTCGGCCGGCTGGGCGCGGGCGGCATGGGCCGGGTCTATCTCGCGCGGTCCGACCGGGGCCGCACGGTCGCGGTCAAGCTCGTCCAGCCGGAGCTGGCGTGCCAGGAGGAGTTCCGGCGCCGCTTCCGGCAGGAGGTCCAGGCCGCCCGCCGGGTCGGCGGGGAGTGGACCGCGCCGGTCCTCGACGCCGACACCGAGGCCGACGTGCCCTGGGTCGCCACCGGCTACATCGCCGGGCCGTCGCTGCGCCAGGTCGTCGACCACGACTTCGGCCCGCTGCCCGAGCGTTCCGTGCGCATCCTCGGCGCCGGGCTCGCCCGGGCCCTGACGGCCGTCCACGCCGCCGGGATCGTCCACCGGGACCTCAAGCCGTCCAACGTGCTGATCACCCTCGACGGTCCGCGCGTCATCGACTTCGGCATCGCCCGCGCCCTGGAGACCGTCACCGACGGAGGGCTCACCCGCACCGGCGCGGCCGTCGGCTCCCCCGGCTTCATGTCGCCCGAGCAGGTGCGCGGCGCCCAGGTCACGCCCGCCAGCGACGTCTTCTGCCTCGGCTCGGTGCTGGCCTACGCCGCCACCGGCCGGATGCCCTTCGGCACGGCCGACAGCGGGGTCCACGCGCTGATGTACCGCATCGCGCAGGAGGAGCCCGACCTCGACGGCGTGCCCGCGCCCCTGCGGCCCCTGATCTCGGAGTTCCTCGCCAAGGACCCCGCCGAGCGGCCCACGCCGGAGCAGGTGCTGGAGCAGACCGGCGTGGAGGACCTGCTCGGCGACCTGCGCACCGCCGAGCCCTGGCTGCCCGGCGGCCTGGTCGCCCAGCTGGGGCGGCACGCGGTGCGGCTGCTGAACGTGGAGGAGCCCGCGGGCGCGCCGGCGCCCCCCATATCCGCGGCGGAGCCGCCCACCCGCGTCGAGCCGCCGGTGGCCGCCCGGCCGGCGGACCCGCCCACCGTGACCACGCCCGCCCAGCCGCTGCCGCCGCAGGTCCCGGGCCCGCACGCCCCGTACGGCTACGGAAGCCCGTACCACCACCCCACCGTGGTCGTGGCGCCCGCGCCGCCGCCGCGGCGCTCGAAGACGCCCGTCATCGTGACCGCGATCGTGGTCGCCGGGCTGCTCACCGGTGGCGGGACGGTGTACCTGCTGAACCGGGAGACCCACGACACCGGGCACGGCGCCGGCCCCGTGCCGGCGTCCTCGGCCTCCGCGCGGAGCACCGCGCCCTCGGGGGGCACGGCGTCCTCCGCGGGGCCCGCGACTCCCGCGCCCGGGCCGCCGACTGCCGTCGGCGCCAGCCCCACCCCCACTTCCGGGGGGCAGGGGTTCGAGGGCACCTGGCAGTCCAGCTTCGGCAGCGGCTCGCGCGTCAACACGCGGACCATCACCGTCTCCCAGGGCCCGGCCGCCGGCGTCACCATCGACGGCAGCGGCGTCCTCGACGACGGCAGCTCCTACGTCTGCACGTGGCGCACGACCGTCACCGGCGGCGGCACCGCCGGCACGCCGATGCGCCTCGGCCCCTCCAGCGTCACCCGGGCCATGCCCACCTCCGCCTGCCAGCCGGGCTCCGCGTCCGAGCTGGTCCTGCTCCCGGACGGCAGGATGCGGCGGGACTTCGCCGACTCCGGCACGAAGGACGCGTCGCTGGTCTACCGCAAGCTCTACTGA
- a CDS encoding adenylosuccinate synthase produces MPALVLLGAQWGDEGKGKATDLLGGSVDYVVRYQGGNNAGHTVVVGDQKYALHLLPSGILSPGCTPVIGNGVVVDPAVLLSELSGLNERGVDTSKLLLSGNAHLITPYHTTVDKVTERFLGKRKIGTTGRGIGPTYADKINRVGIRVQDLYDESILTQKVEAALDFKNQILAKLYNRRAIDAAQIVDELLGYADQIKPFVADTTLILNNAIDDGKVVLFEGGQGTLLDVDHGTYPFVTSSNPTAGGACTGAGVGPTKINRVIGILKAYTTRVGAGPFPTELFDKDGEALRTIGGERGVTTGRDRRCGWFDAVIARYATRVNGLTDFFLTKLDVLTGWEQIPVCVAYEIDGKRVEELPYSQSDFHHAKPVYEMLPGWTEDISKAKTFSELPKNAQAYVKALEEMSGAPISAIGVGPGRDETIEINSFLS; encoded by the coding sequence GTGCCCGCACTTGTGCTGCTCGGTGCTCAGTGGGGTGACGAGGGCAAGGGAAAGGCCACCGACCTGCTCGGTGGATCCGTGGACTATGTGGTGCGCTACCAAGGTGGCAACAACGCCGGCCACACGGTCGTCGTCGGCGACCAGAAATACGCGCTGCACCTCCTGCCTTCCGGGATCCTCTCGCCGGGGTGCACCCCGGTCATCGGCAACGGCGTCGTCGTCGACCCGGCGGTCCTGCTCTCCGAGCTGAGCGGGCTGAACGAGCGCGGCGTCGACACGTCCAAGCTGCTGCTCAGCGGTAACGCGCACCTGATCACGCCGTACCACACGACGGTCGACAAGGTGACGGAACGCTTCCTCGGCAAGCGGAAGATCGGCACCACCGGCCGGGGCATCGGCCCGACCTACGCCGACAAGATCAACCGCGTGGGCATCCGGGTCCAGGACCTCTACGACGAGTCGATCCTGACCCAGAAGGTCGAGGCGGCCCTCGACTTCAAGAACCAGATCCTGGCGAAGCTCTACAACCGCCGCGCGATCGACGCCGCCCAGATCGTCGACGAGCTGCTGGGCTACGCCGACCAGATCAAGCCGTTCGTCGCCGACACCACGCTGATCCTGAACAACGCCATCGACGACGGCAAGGTCGTCCTCTTCGAGGGCGGCCAGGGCACCCTGCTGGACGTCGACCACGGCACGTACCCCTTCGTGACCTCCTCGAACCCGACCGCGGGCGGCGCCTGCACGGGCGCGGGCGTGGGCCCCACGAAGATCAACCGTGTGATCGGCATCCTGAAGGCGTACACCACCCGCGTCGGCGCCGGCCCGTTCCCGACCGAGCTGTTCGACAAGGACGGCGAGGCGCTGCGCACCATCGGCGGCGAGCGCGGTGTCACCACCGGCCGTGACCGCCGCTGCGGCTGGTTCGACGCGGTCATCGCCCGCTACGCGACCCGCGTCAACGGTCTGACGGACTTCTTCCTCACCAAGCTCGACGTGCTCACGGGCTGGGAGCAGATCCCGGTCTGCGTCGCCTACGAGATCGACGGCAAGCGCGTCGAGGAGCTGCCCTACAGCCAGAGCGACTTCCACCACGCGAAGCCGGTCTACGAGATGCTGCCGGGCTGGACCGAGGACATCTCCAAGGCCAAGACCTTCTCCGAGCTGCCGAAGAACGCCCAGGCGTACGTGAAGGCGCTGGAGGAGATGTCGGGCGCGCCGATCTCCGCGATCGGCGTCGGCCCGGGCCGCGACGAGACGATCGAGATCAACTCGTTCCTGTCGTAA
- a CDS encoding diacylglycerol kinase, with translation MSAADPTGQQLLVVIDPVARRVDGESTRIAKDVLCAGSVAKICLPNGPEEVARALARRGRRRTVVIGDDRALLRVVGLLHRRRELGDAPLAWVPVGTLPAVSVARVLGVPLGAVAAARAVLDGAERSLDLLADDVDGVVLGGLWVPAGGSRSEPAAAPLADVPAGGVHHAWWTPAARTARTALTLLSGPSGRHPLPACTRLRIEADGVLLADVDRPVGRVAVAAVEGLAEVAVQHRTGDEPVRARARAVTVSGPDFRYRADNRIRGPVRARTWTALPEAWRLTLPRE, from the coding sequence GTGTCGGCTGCAGACCCGACCGGACAGCAGCTGCTCGTCGTCATCGACCCGGTCGCCAGGCGTGTGGACGGCGAGTCCACGCGCATCGCGAAGGATGTTCTGTGCGCCGGATCGGTGGCCAAGATCTGCCTCCCGAACGGCCCGGAGGAAGTCGCGCGGGCGCTCGCCAGGCGCGGCCGGCGCCGCACGGTCGTGATCGGCGACGACCGCGCCCTGCTGCGCGTGGTGGGCCTGCTGCACCGGCGCCGGGAGCTGGGCGACGCGCCGCTGGCGTGGGTGCCGGTGGGCACCCTGCCGGCCGTGTCGGTGGCCCGGGTGCTCGGCGTGCCGCTGGGGGCCGTGGCGGCCGCACGCGCGGTCCTGGACGGCGCGGAGCGCAGCCTGGACCTGCTGGCCGACGACGTGGACGGCGTGGTCCTGGGCGGCCTGTGGGTGCCCGCGGGCGGCAGCCGCAGCGAGCCGGCCGCGGCGCCGCTCGCGGACGTCCCCGCCGGGGGCGTCCACCACGCGTGGTGGACGCCGGCCGCGCGGACCGCCCGGACGGCCCTCACGCTGCTGTCCGGCCCGTCCGGGCGGCATCCGCTGCCCGCGTGCACGCGGCTGCGGATCGAGGCGGACGGCGTGCTGCTGGCCGACGTCGACCGGCCCGTCGGTCGCGTCGCCGTGGCGGCCGTGGAGGGCCTGGCGGAGGTCGCGGTGCAGCACCGCACCGGGGACGAGCCGGTACGGGCCCGGGCCCGCGCCGTCACCGTCTCGGGCCCGGACTTCCGCTACCGCGCGGACAACCGGATCCGCGGCCCGGTGCGGGCGCGGACCTGGACGGCGCTGCCGGAGGCGTGGCGGCTGACGCTGCCGCGGGAGTGA
- a CDS encoding response regulator, with protein sequence MTIKVLIVDDQMMVREGFSVLLGAQPDIEVVGEAVNGREAVRKVAELRPDVVLMDIRMPELNGLEATREIVAADADAKVLVLTTFDLDEYVYQALRAGASGFLLKDASASQLAEGVRVVAEGEALLAPTVTKRLILEFSRLGAPRAPSQVGDLTERETEVLVLVARGRSNSEIAAHLVVAESTVKTHVSRILVKLGLRDRTQAAVFAYEAGLVTPGG encoded by the coding sequence GTGACGATCAAGGTGCTCATCGTCGACGACCAGATGATGGTCCGCGAGGGCTTCTCGGTCCTCCTGGGGGCCCAGCCCGACATCGAGGTCGTCGGGGAGGCGGTCAACGGCCGCGAGGCCGTCCGGAAGGTCGCCGAGCTGCGCCCCGACGTGGTCCTGATGGACATCCGCATGCCCGAGCTGAACGGCCTGGAGGCGACCCGCGAGATCGTCGCAGCCGACGCGGACGCCAAGGTGCTCGTGCTGACCACCTTCGACCTGGACGAGTACGTGTACCAGGCGCTGCGGGCGGGAGCCAGCGGCTTCCTGCTCAAGGACGCCTCCGCGAGCCAGCTCGCCGAGGGCGTGCGCGTCGTGGCCGAGGGCGAGGCGCTGCTGGCGCCGACGGTCACCAAGCGGCTGATCCTGGAGTTCTCCCGGCTGGGCGCCCCCCGGGCGCCCTCGCAGGTGGGCGACCTGACCGAGCGGGAGACGGAGGTGCTGGTGCTGGTGGCGCGGGGCCGCTCGAACTCCGAGATCGCCGCCCACCTCGTCGTGGCCGAGTCCACGGTCAAGACGCATGTCAGCCGCATCCTGGTGAAGCTGGGCCTGCGCGACCGCACCCAGGCCGCGGTCTTCGCCTACGAGGCGGGGCTGGTGACGCCGGGCGGGTGA